The Mucilaginibacter terrenus genome has a segment encoding these proteins:
- a CDS encoding DoxX family protein codes for MELIKSLLYSDAGSQLNNWALCGFRVLLSVELFAVHGMKKFRLSNGWREVVPNPFHLPERLNSFVATFSDTVVPAFVILGIATRLVILPTIGVTAVGYFVVHRKDAPEVRDVPYIYTLCFLVLLFMGPGSVSIDRQLSSLL; via the coding sequence ATGGAATTGATCAAATCTCTTTTGTATTCAGATGCAGGTAGCCAGCTCAATAACTGGGCGTTATGTGGCTTTCGGGTTTTGCTTTCTGTCGAACTATTTGCCGTTCACGGCATGAAGAAATTCAGGCTCAGCAACGGCTGGCGGGAGGTTGTTCCCAATCCTTTCCATTTGCCCGAAAGATTGAACAGCTTTGTTGCAACCTTTTCGGACACCGTTGTCCCTGCCTTTGTGATCTTAGGAATTGCGACCAGGCTGGTTATCTTGCCTACTATAGGAGTAACCGCAGTAGGCTACTTTGTTGTTCACCGTAAAGATGCACCTGAGGTACGAGACGTCCCCTATATTTATACATTATGTTTTTTAGTCCTGCTCTTTATGGGACCAGGCAGCGTTTCTATCGACCGTCAGTTATCTTCATTATTATAA
- a CDS encoding YoaK family protein, whose protein sequence is MENQNVIRNTSLLLAFAAGFCDTVTFVAAGELFSAHVTGNFIVFAYDLIRHADPHSWRKLLSFPLFILSIMVGGRIAKRSSNKFLLLVLESILLMIAGILSIVLNVGQGSVWQLQLISALIIIGMAFQNTFGKLNSKATYGLTTVMTGNVTQASLDLVTGITDKNSSSESWSSFGKQTVLIFGFLVGCLTGALIARQIGLASVLLPGGLLFGWLIVGKRFTTQADQ, encoded by the coding sequence ATGGAAAATCAAAACGTCATCAGGAACACCTCATTGCTGCTCGCCTTTGCAGCGGGCTTTTGTGACACCGTAACTTTCGTTGCAGCTGGTGAACTTTTTTCTGCACATGTGACGGGCAACTTTATTGTTTTTGCTTATGACCTTATCCGGCATGCAGATCCGCACAGCTGGCGCAAGCTTCTCAGTTTTCCTTTATTCATTTTATCGATAATGGTCGGTGGAAGGATTGCAAAGCGATCATCTAATAAATTTCTCCTTCTAGTCCTCGAAAGCATACTGCTAATGATCGCCGGTATCCTATCGATCGTCTTGAACGTCGGCCAAGGATCTGTTTGGCAATTACAATTAATCTCAGCTTTGATTATCATCGGTATGGCCTTTCAAAATACTTTTGGCAAATTGAACAGTAAAGCCACGTATGGCCTGACAACGGTGATGACAGGTAACGTAACTCAAGCGTCTTTGGATTTGGTCACCGGGATTACCGATAAAAATTCAAGTTCGGAAAGCTGGTCAAGCTTCGGCAAACAGACAGTCTTAATCTTTGGCTTTTTAGTTGGCTGCCTGACTGGCGCGTTAATAGCACGGCAAATCGGACTTGCATCTGTGTTGTTACCAGGTGGGCTGCTATTTGGCTGGCTGATTGTCGGCAAGCGATTTACAACTCAAGCCGATCAGTAG
- a CDS encoding DNA-processing protein DprA translates to MITERTKAILLFTSYLSKDLDKENKPLSLTEWNKLVKWLQQKNIFPEAFLSGESFSLINSWNDQSISRNRLAGLLERKTALAIALDKWSRAGVWIISRGDRTYPQVLKDRLKGAAPNILFGIGDQSIMNGHFVGVIGSRNASDEDLHLSENIGLQINQQNFGIVSGGAKGVDEAAMLGALKSGGKSVGFLADSLIKKSTSSTFRNYIIKNQLVLISPYNPEASFNAGNAMGRNKLIYAFSKASIVVISDVKGGTWEGAKENLKNNWTKLWVCQSTTQGNKEIVKLGGRWLSDSLKLDVKHLVTNSIEHSENLFSTTAELKSNEQKNDFLSDSIPEDIKDKSNKQTVWMDINTMTSFDFFLLQWFGTFGASHINKLDLCDKFQLTLKQVEVWLDLAVCNEIAVKVKDNKKSTWALEKQIKLNKN, encoded by the coding sequence ATGATCACAGAAAGAACAAAAGCAATATTGCTGTTCACTTCTTACCTTTCTAAAGACCTAGACAAAGAAAATAAACCCCTGTCCTTAACCGAGTGGAACAAATTGGTCAAATGGCTGCAGCAAAAAAATATCTTTCCTGAAGCCTTTTTATCTGGAGAATCATTTTCATTAATAAACTCTTGGAATGACCAGTCCATCAGCAGAAACCGTCTCGCTGGCTTACTGGAGAGAAAGACAGCCTTGGCAATTGCGTTGGATAAATGGTCACGTGCCGGCGTTTGGATTATTAGTAGAGGTGATCGAACTTACCCACAAGTATTAAAAGACCGATTGAAGGGCGCGGCACCCAATATCCTGTTCGGCATAGGTGATCAAAGTATAATGAACGGGCATTTTGTAGGTGTAATTGGATCTCGAAATGCTTCAGATGAGGATTTGCATTTGTCAGAAAATATAGGTTTACAAATAAATCAACAAAACTTTGGGATTGTATCCGGTGGTGCTAAAGGTGTCGATGAAGCCGCTATGCTTGGCGCACTAAAATCAGGAGGTAAGTCTGTTGGCTTCTTAGCTGATTCCCTTATCAAAAAATCTACGAGTTCCACCTTTCGCAATTACATAATAAAAAATCAGTTAGTCCTGATCAGTCCCTATAATCCGGAAGCCAGTTTTAACGCCGGCAATGCCATGGGACGTAACAAGTTAATCTATGCGTTTTCGAAAGCATCGATAGTTGTAATTTCCGATGTTAAAGGGGGTACATGGGAAGGTGCAAAAGAAAATTTAAAAAATAATTGGACAAAACTTTGGGTTTGCCAATCCACTACCCAAGGCAATAAAGAAATTGTTAAATTGGGCGGACGCTGGTTAAGCGATTCGTTAAAACTCGATGTAAAACATCTAGTTACAAATTCAATTGAACATTCTGAAAACTTATTTTCAACCACTGCAGAACTCAAAAGCAATGAGCAGAAAAATGATTTCCTATCCGATTCAATCCCTGAGGACATTAAAGATAAAAGCAACAAGCAGACGGTCTGGATGGATATAAATACTATGACCAGCTTTGATTTCTTTTTATTACAGTGGTTTGGAACATTCGGTGCCTCTCACATCAATAAATTAGACTTATGTGACAAATTTCAACTTACCCTGAAACAAGTCGAAGTCTGGTTAGACTTGGCAGTCTGCAACGAAATAGCAGTCAAGGTAAAAGACAACAAAAAATCAACCTGGGCCTTAGAAAAACAAATAAAATTGAATAAAAATTAG
- a CDS encoding SOS response-associated peptidase, translating to MCRDISFHSEIKVVTEDFKGIQLAPNPGHYPTDMVHVTCEVLPTYPIVVNRKALALANMGWGVINTWIDDPRERQLQRSNMVNARSERILGDKKSYWYRIRQNRCLIPTTGIYEHQEVKGFRNKIPYHISLEGRKQFYVPALYQVSQEVDQYTGELYNTATFTMITRTANDKMKWIHNAGENKHRMPLFLTPEMEQAWVLDDLGDDDMDEFFHFEMPSDAIAHHPVYSIRSRKPKPEGIVPDAFYDWGKKLPVYGMEEPPAEQKSLF from the coding sequence ATGTGCAGAGACATAAGCTTCCATTCTGAAATAAAAGTTGTCACTGAGGATTTTAAAGGAATCCAGTTAGCGCCTAATCCCGGCCATTACCCTACAGATATGGTTCATGTGACCTGCGAGGTGCTGCCTACTTACCCGATCGTGGTTAACCGCAAAGCGCTCGCGCTGGCGAATATGGGTTGGGGCGTGATCAATACCTGGATCGATGATCCACGCGAACGACAACTGCAGCGCTCAAACATGGTCAATGCACGTTCAGAAAGGATCCTCGGTGATAAAAAATCATATTGGTACCGCATAAGACAAAATCGTTGCTTGATTCCGACGACAGGTATTTATGAACATCAGGAGGTTAAAGGTTTTAGAAATAAGATTCCTTACCATATCAGTCTGGAAGGCCGCAAGCAATTTTATGTGCCTGCTTTGTATCAGGTCAGTCAGGAAGTCGACCAGTATACCGGTGAGTTGTACAATACAGCAACATTTACCATGATCACCCGGACGGCTAACGACAAAATGAAATGGATACACAATGCAGGCGAGAACAAACACCGCATGCCTTTATTCCTGACCCCCGAGATGGAACAGGCCTGGGTGCTCGATGATCTGGGTGATGATGATATGGACGAGTTTTTTCATTTTGAAATGCCTTCCGATGCGATCGCACATCACCCTGTCTATTCTATTCGCAGCCGCAAACCAAAGCCTGAGGGGATCGTGCCTGATGCATTTTATGACTGGGGAAAGAAACTGCCTGTTTACGGAATGGAAGAGCCGCCTGCAGAGCAGAAAAGCTTGTTTTGA
- the dinB gene encoding DNA polymerase IV — MSAERQIIHMDQDAFFVSVEVRKNPKLTGKPVIIGSLSDRGVVASCSYEARKFGIHAAMPARMARMLCPHGVWIRGNMDEYSKASHEITEILKESVPLIEKASIDEHYIDMTGMDKHFGTLQYAKELRAKVMKATALPISFGLSVNKTVSKMATNECKPNGELNIEKAVVQPFLNPLSIRKIPGLGEKTFIKLSDMGIKRIYELSQVHPEYMHSILGKNGIWLLQKAKGIDDSPIVPYQEQKSIGTQSTFKNDSIDLVSINHLLTAMVMDLAFELRQKKKQTTCVTVTVRYSTREDVTKQATIPYTALDEPLIKKVKELFKQAYQKRLLIRLVGVRLSNLVNGFEQIALYSESEEQYSLCQAMDKIRRRFGTDAIKLASAINLNL, encoded by the coding sequence ATGAGTGCAGAGCGCCAGATCATCCACATGGACCAGGACGCATTTTTTGTTTCCGTCGAGGTCCGTAAGAACCCTAAACTGACAGGCAAACCGGTTATCATCGGCAGCCTGTCAGACCGTGGTGTGGTGGCTTCCTGCAGTTATGAGGCCAGGAAATTCGGTATTCACGCCGCAATGCCGGCACGGATGGCGCGCATGCTTTGCCCTCATGGTGTTTGGATAAGGGGAAATATGGATGAGTATTCAAAGGCTTCGCACGAGATCACCGAAATTTTGAAAGAGAGTGTTCCGCTGATCGAAAAAGCCAGTATCGATGAACATTATATCGATATGACGGGGATGGACAAACATTTTGGCACGCTACAATATGCGAAAGAGTTGCGTGCAAAAGTGATGAAAGCGACAGCACTGCCGATCTCATTTGGTCTTTCTGTTAACAAGACGGTGTCGAAGATGGCGACCAACGAATGTAAGCCGAACGGTGAATTGAATATTGAAAAAGCTGTCGTGCAGCCTTTCCTGAACCCGCTTTCCATCAGGAAGATCCCTGGGCTTGGCGAAAAAACTTTTATCAAGCTGAGCGATATGGGTATCAAGCGTATCTACGAATTATCGCAGGTCCATCCGGAATATATGCATAGTATTTTGGGAAAGAACGGTATTTGGCTTTTGCAAAAAGCTAAGGGTATCGATGATTCGCCGATCGTGCCTTACCAGGAACAAAAATCGATCGGAACACAAAGCACTTTCAAGAACGATAGCATCGACCTCGTTTCTATCAATCATTTGCTAACCGCCATGGTGATGGACCTCGCATTTGAATTACGACAAAAAAAGAAGCAAACCACCTGCGTAACGGTAACGGTCAGGTATTCGACAAGGGAGGACGTTACCAAGCAAGCCACTATACCCTATACAGCGCTGGACGAACCGCTGATCAAAAAAGTGAAAGAACTCTTTAAACAGGCCTATCAAAAACGTTTGCTGATCAGGCTTGTCGGTGTTAGGCTCTCAAATTTGGTCAACGGTTTTGAGCAAATTGCTTTGTACAGCGAATCGGAAGAGCAGTACAGTCTTTGCCAGGCCATGGATAAAATCCGTCGTCGATTCGGAACGGACGCGATCAAATTAGCTTCAGCCATAAATTTAAACCTGTAA
- a CDS encoding DEAD/DEAH box helicase codes for MDKNSALILLRKALDNPTAQFRTNQWEAIDQLVNHRKKLLVVERTGWGKSSVYFISTRILRNQGKGPTIIISPLLALMRNQLEAASRLGIRAVSINSTNVAEWQSIKKQVLANDVDALLISPERLANDGFMDDILRPIANRIGLFVVDEAHCISDWGHDFRTDYRRITSILRFMPDGMPVLGTTATANKRVMNDISEQLGNIEIIRGSLVRDSLILQNINLDDPAVRLAWLRENLPKISGSGIIYTLTIRDAIHVADYLNSHGIYVAAYYGSVTHIDYETADDYRRHLEDALYNNKIKALISTSALGMGYDKPDLSFVIHYQAPGSIIAYYQQVGRAGRAIDRAYGVLLAGREDEEIHQFFIRSAFPSQARVDTILSILEQNDGLSVDNLTDNINLRKGQIEQVLKYLSVEQPSPITKIGTRWYRTAVEYVIDKEKISRLTVQKALEWQQVQEYIDYSGCLMNFLQNALDDTSQVPCGRCSSCLKRAIFSGQPNREYILEAGLFLRNSEFPLEPRKLLITGGLPSYGWGRALPFHLRAEVGRVLSQWEDAGWGGMVATDKHKGHFRDELVDAMEEMIKKRWNPEPAPRWITCVPSNRHPELVSNFARRLGEKLGIPFLPVVVKVKETEPQKAQANSSFQCRNLDGVFGIDGDISDEPVILIDDATDSGWTFTIIAALLRQSGSGLVYPVALTSTSVN; via the coding sequence ATGGACAAAAATTCGGCACTCATTTTATTAAGGAAAGCACTTGATAACCCGACTGCTCAATTCAGGACAAACCAATGGGAAGCTATAGACCAATTAGTTAATCACAGAAAAAAGTTGTTAGTTGTTGAGAGAACCGGCTGGGGCAAAAGTTCAGTTTATTTTATCAGCACCCGAATATTGAGAAACCAAGGTAAAGGTCCTACAATAATCATATCACCGCTTCTTGCCTTAATGAGGAATCAGTTGGAGGCTGCTAGTCGCCTGGGAATAAGGGCTGTTTCTATTAATTCAACTAATGTAGCTGAATGGCAGTCGATTAAAAAGCAAGTACTAGCCAATGATGTTGATGCATTGCTCATATCCCCTGAACGGCTTGCTAACGACGGTTTTATGGATGACATCTTGAGACCCATAGCAAATAGAATAGGCCTTTTTGTTGTTGATGAAGCGCATTGCATTTCTGATTGGGGACATGATTTCAGAACTGATTATAGAAGGATTACCAGTATTTTACGATTTATGCCAGACGGCATGCCTGTTCTTGGCACAACCGCTACTGCCAATAAAAGGGTTATGAATGACATTTCCGAGCAACTGGGAAATATCGAGATTATAAGAGGTTCTCTTGTTAGAGATAGCTTGATTCTGCAAAATATAAATTTGGATGATCCTGCGGTACGGCTTGCCTGGCTGAGGGAGAATTTGCCAAAAATATCGGGGAGCGGAATAATATACACACTTACGATTCGTGACGCGATTCATGTCGCTGATTATTTAAACAGTCACGGGATTTATGTTGCCGCTTATTATGGAAGTGTCACGCACATAGATTATGAAACTGCAGACGACTACCGCAGACATCTAGAAGACGCGCTGTACAATAATAAAATTAAGGCATTAATATCTACCTCTGCGCTGGGAATGGGGTATGACAAACCAGACCTTAGCTTTGTCATTCACTACCAGGCACCCGGCTCAATCATTGCATATTACCAGCAAGTTGGTCGTGCAGGGCGGGCTATAGATCGAGCTTATGGTGTTCTCCTTGCAGGGCGAGAAGACGAAGAAATTCATCAGTTTTTTATTAGATCTGCGTTTCCTTCCCAAGCAAGAGTTGACACGATTTTAAGCATACTTGAACAAAACGACGGGCTGTCTGTGGACAATCTTACAGATAATATAAATCTTAGAAAAGGTCAAATAGAGCAGGTATTAAAATATTTGAGTGTTGAACAACCCTCCCCTATCACTAAAATTGGCACGAGATGGTACAGAACAGCTGTGGAGTATGTAATTGACAAGGAGAAAATCTCACGGCTCACTGTCCAAAAAGCATTAGAATGGCAACAAGTCCAGGAATACATCGATTATAGCGGTTGTTTGATGAATTTTCTACAAAACGCCTTGGACGATACATCTCAAGTTCCATGTGGGAGATGCAGCTCTTGTTTAAAAAGAGCAATATTCAGCGGCCAGCCGAATAGGGAGTATATTTTAGAAGCAGGTCTTTTTTTAAGAAATTCAGAGTTTCCACTGGAACCCCGCAAACTGCTCATTACAGGGGGATTGCCGAGCTATGGTTGGGGACGAGCTTTACCTTTTCATCTACGGGCTGAAGTTGGTAGGGTACTATCACAGTGGGAAGATGCTGGTTGGGGAGGTATGGTAGCTACCGACAAGCACAAAGGACATTTTCGTGATGAACTTGTTGATGCTATGGAGGAAATGATAAAAAAAAGGTGGAACCCTGAACCTGCACCGCGATGGATTACTTGTGTTCCTTCAAATAGACATCCCGAATTAGTGTCAAACTTTGCCAGGAGACTTGGAGAAAAATTAGGAATTCCCTTTCTTCCGGTAGTTGTGAAAGTAAAAGAAACTGAACCTCAGAAAGCACAGGCAAACAGTTCATTTCAGTGCCGTAATCTTGATGGAGTATTTGGCATTGACGGCGATATAAGTGATGAACCGGTAATATTAATTGACGATGCGACAGATTCTGGCTGGACATTTACTATAATTGCTGCTTTGTTACGTCAATCAGGAAGTGGCTTAGTTTATCCTGTCGCCCTTACATCTACATCAGTAAATTAA
- a CDS encoding YceI family protein, whose amino-acid sequence MKKITLVIMASVMIIASAFKTVKFETYKIDTQKSVIEWNGKKIGGQHNGELRLSSGSITTSNNVPSKGIFVIDMTTITNKDLTDAEYNAKLLGHLKSDDFFGVSKFPTAQFVITRINDAKNGNINISGNLTIKGITKPITFMSAYTINGNTLTAKAVNVKVDRTKYDIRYGSKSFFDSIGDKAIDDDFILNINIVATK is encoded by the coding sequence ATGAAAAAGATCACTTTAGTAATAATGGCCTCAGTAATGATAATTGCTTCAGCCTTTAAGACAGTAAAATTTGAAACTTATAAAATCGACACCCAGAAAAGTGTGATTGAATGGAATGGTAAAAAGATCGGTGGGCAACACAATGGAGAATTAAGACTTTCATCAGGTTCGATCACAACAAGTAATAACGTTCCATCGAAAGGAATCTTTGTGATTGATATGACGACCATCACTAATAAAGATTTAACCGATGCTGAATACAATGCCAAACTTCTTGGTCATTTGAAATCGGACGATTTTTTCGGTGTTAGCAAATTTCCTACAGCACAATTTGTTATCACCCGCATCAATGACGCAAAAAACGGTAACATTAATATTTCCGGAAATTTAACAATTAAAGGAATTACAAAGCCGATAACATTTATGAGCGCTTATACTATCAATGGTAATACGCTAACTGCAAAAGCCGTCAACGTTAAGGTTGATCGTACCAAATATGATATCCGTTATGGCTCGAAAAGCTTCTTTGATAGTATCGGGGACAAAGCGATCGACGACGATTTTATATTGAATATCAACATCGTCGCTACAAAGTAA
- a CDS encoding sigma 54-interacting response regulator, whose amino-acid sequence MDRKRILIVEDEFIIGDVLANILKQAGYSVCGIADSVNEALQMLEEYKPEFVLLDIYLKGKLTGIDLAGTLTDMNIPFIYISANSNQKVLDAAKMTNPYGFVIKPFRDKDVLTALDIAVYRHDNLLENGSRQTAHLQKKAAEILASSQTWELKMLQFGKAVQPYIPFEFLSFGLAQDNHDTFYELGFYRTGYDEYQVIGVNELMMITSLKLNELVRLKSNDIKGQIATWYDGNELDALLQSPSLKKVYTDKYHLRSHLTLPVMLPGGRVAYFNFYSRRPDAYQPDHLLLCNRFQPVVENFTDKMLNHEDSPLSSGNENYTKKQPAVISSQPNPFSGIIGNSYLLLNVFDNVTQVARADASVLILGESGTGKEKIAERIHALSLRKDKPFIKINCAALPTSLIDSELFGHEKGAFTGAHEKKIGRFEQAHSGTIFLDEIGELPLESQSKLLRVLQEREIERIGGRTVIKTDVRIIAATNRDLTKEVAEGRFRLDLFYRINVFPIVMPPLRDRKEDIPDLANHFLAIYARKIGKTVRGISPQVLENMTNYHWPGNIRELENLIERNVLLTKDDMITNMALPTQLEPHQHSTSATPEPVISTMSDGERAHIMAALKKCNGKIWGEGGAASLLNLPPTTLNSKMKKLGIRKDFGA is encoded by the coding sequence GTGGATAGAAAACGCATACTGATCGTTGAAGACGAATTTATAATAGGGGATGTGCTGGCTAACATACTTAAACAGGCAGGTTATTCTGTCTGCGGAATCGCAGACAGTGTAAACGAAGCTCTTCAAATGTTAGAGGAATATAAACCTGAGTTTGTGCTGCTGGATATTTACCTGAAAGGAAAGCTAACGGGCATTGACCTTGCAGGGACGCTCACAGATATGAATATTCCCTTTATCTACATTTCCGCAAATTCTAACCAAAAAGTCTTAGACGCCGCAAAAATGACCAATCCTTACGGGTTTGTTATAAAACCGTTCCGGGATAAAGACGTACTGACAGCACTCGATATCGCGGTTTATCGACACGACAACCTCTTGGAGAACGGATCACGGCAAACAGCGCATCTACAAAAAAAAGCAGCAGAGATCCTTGCTTCTTCCCAAACCTGGGAACTGAAGATGCTACAGTTCGGGAAGGCGGTTCAGCCATACATACCTTTTGAATTCCTGTCTTTCGGCCTGGCACAGGACAATCATGATACTTTTTATGAGTTAGGCTTTTACAGGACAGGGTATGATGAATATCAGGTGATCGGCGTGAACGAATTAATGATGATCACAAGTTTGAAATTGAATGAACTAGTACGTTTAAAGTCAAATGACATAAAAGGCCAGATTGCGACGTGGTATGATGGAAATGAATTAGATGCTTTGCTGCAATCACCCTCCCTGAAAAAAGTTTATACTGACAAATATCATTTACGTTCGCATTTGACTCTCCCTGTGATGTTGCCGGGAGGCAGAGTAGCTTATTTCAATTTTTACAGTCGTCGTCCTGATGCCTATCAGCCGGATCATTTGCTGTTATGTAACCGGTTTCAGCCTGTGGTAGAAAATTTTACGGATAAAATGTTAAATCATGAGGATAGTCCACTGTCATCAGGCAACGAAAACTACACGAAAAAACAGCCTGCAGTCATTTCTTCTCAGCCAAATCCCTTCAGTGGCATTATCGGTAACAGTTACTTGCTGCTTAACGTATTTGACAATGTAACTCAAGTCGCCAGAGCTGACGCTTCAGTGCTGATCCTTGGGGAGAGTGGTACAGGAAAAGAGAAGATCGCAGAGCGCATTCATGCATTGTCATTACGTAAAGATAAACCATTTATAAAAATTAATTGTGCGGCGCTTCCCACATCTCTGATAGACTCTGAACTTTTCGGTCACGAGAAAGGTGCATTTACAGGTGCGCACGAAAAAAAGATCGGAAGATTCGAACAAGCCCATTCCGGTACGATATTCCTCGACGAGATAGGGGAATTGCCCCTTGAATCACAATCTAAGCTCTTACGGGTACTGCAGGAAAGAGAAATTGAACGTATCGGCGGACGTACCGTCATAAAAACGGATGTACGTATAATTGCCGCGACCAATCGTGACCTGACCAAGGAAGTTGCTGAAGGCCGTTTCAGGCTGGACCTATTTTACCGCATCAACGTTTTTCCTATCGTCATGCCGCCATTAAGGGACAGAAAGGAAGATATTCCTGACCTTGCTAATCACTTTCTTGCAATTTATGCCAGGAAAATAGGCAAAACAGTCCGAGGCATCTCTCCACAGGTCCTTGAAAATATGACTAATTATCACTGGCCCGGCAATATCCGCGAACTGGAAAACCTTATTGAAAGGAATGTACTGCTGACTAAAGATGACATGATCACCAATATGGCATTACCAACTCAATTAGAGCCTCACCAACATTCAACTTCAGCAACTCCGGAACCAGTGATCAGTACAATGAGTGATGGCGAGCGGGCTCATATTATGGCCGCCTTGAAAAAGTGTAACGGAAAAATTTGGGGTGAGGGCGGAGCAGCCAGTCTATTGAACCTGCCTCCGACCACCCTCAATTCAAAAATGAAAAAATTGGGTATCCGTAAAGACTTTGGTGCATGA
- a CDS encoding S1/P1 nuclease — protein MKKKLLSVALCFGPLVLVSWGYKGHRAIATIAQKHLTSNTAYVVSGYLNGEPMAEVATWADENRNHKTAGWHYLNLPIDLSRDAFKARVLQSDNNVYSAILKTEASLRDNKLSAEEKNEALKYLIHLVGDAHQPMHVSRKEDKGGNTIQVRFDNKGTNLHSLWDSKLIDNEGLSEADIVKNYDVATPNQIRQWQSDSPIEWLWESYQISSELYRSSKSGQDINNTYYEKYIQVIHKRIDQAGVRLAGELNKLLTSKTVPKGGENVDLKKTLENNATKGIIVGNVALKDVSNFVGKTVSVSGKVYDLKDIGSMVLVNLGAAYPNQLLTVVLKGKAKELRLTLTDKTITVTGEVIEYKGSPEIIISEQSQINL, from the coding sequence ATGAAAAAAAAATTATTAAGTGTGGCACTGTGCTTTGGCCCACTAGTGTTGGTATCCTGGGGTTATAAAGGTCATCGTGCCATTGCGACCATCGCACAAAAACACTTGACCAGCAATACGGCCTATGTCGTTTCCGGTTACTTAAATGGTGAGCCAATGGCTGAAGTAGCAACATGGGCAGACGAAAATAGAAATCATAAAACTGCAGGCTGGCATTATTTAAATTTACCCATAGATTTAAGCCGTGACGCTTTCAAAGCACGGGTTTTGCAAAGCGATAACAATGTTTACTCGGCTATTCTTAAAACAGAGGCAAGCTTAAGAGATAATAAATTGTCTGCTGAAGAAAAAAATGAAGCCCTCAAATATCTGATTCATCTAGTTGGCGACGCACATCAACCTATGCATGTCAGCCGAAAAGAAGATAAAGGCGGCAACACCATTCAAGTTCGTTTTGATAATAAAGGAACTAATCTACACAGTCTCTGGGACAGCAAACTAATTGACAATGAAGGATTAAGCGAGGCCGACATTGTTAAAAATTATGATGTGGCGACTCCCAATCAAATCAGGCAATGGCAATCAGACAGCCCGATTGAATGGCTTTGGGAAAGCTATCAAATCAGTAGCGAACTTTACCGAAGCTCAAAATCGGGGCAAGACATAAACAATACTTACTACGAAAAATATATACAGGTAATTCATAAGCGCATTGACCAGGCTGGAGTTCGGCTGGCCGGAGAACTTAATAAATTATTGACCTCTAAGACAGTGCCTAAGGGGGGTGAAAATGTTGATTTGAAGAAAACGCTTGAGAACAATGCAACCAAAGGGATCATTGTTGGAAACGTTGCTCTCAAAGATGTGAGTAATTTTGTAGGTAAAACGGTGTCCGTTTCAGGTAAGGTCTACGATTTGAAAGATATTGGAAGTATGGTATTAGTAAATCTTGGCGCAGCTTACCCAAATCAGTTATTAACGGTGGTTTTGAAAGGTAAAGCTAAAGAGCTGAGGTTAACCCTTACAGATAAGACGATAACAGTTACCGGTGAGGTTATTGAGTATAAAGGTTCGCCGGAAATCATAATTTCTGAACAGTCGCAAATCAACCTTTGA